The sequence TTTTCTCACTGCCAATTCCATTGCCATCAGGGAATCCGGTTCTTTAATTTTGTAATATGTAATTAAATGAAATTTCCGGATTACTTCTTCGCGAAATTTACGGCTTTGCATAATATAGAGAAAATTAACCGCCATATCACTTTTGTCTGTCTGCAGAAATCCTCCCCCCAATATATCCATAACATCACCGCTGAAAGAACTTATCCCTCCGGATTCAGCAATAGGCATAAGCGTAGCTTTGGATTGCCAATATTTGGGAACAACAAGTGAATATATGATAGCTGCCACAGCTACGATAAAGCATATAGTTATTACCAGAAATTTGCGTTTGGCTATCACTAAAATGATGTCCAGCAAGCCCAATTCATTTTTATTCATTCTTTTCTTCTTCCTGAAGTATTATATTTTTAATTGCCAAAATGGCTCAAGCACGGAAGGTAATTTTATGCTTCCATCTTCCTGTTGATATGTTTCCAGAATAGCAATCAGCAAACGCGGCGTGGCTACTCCGGAACCGTTTAAAGTATGCAAATATTTCACTTTGCCGGTTTTATCGCGATAGCGGATATTAGCTCGGCGGGCTTGAAAATCACCAAAGTTGCTAACAGAACTTACTTCCAGATATTTACCCGTTCCAGGAGCCCATACTTCCAAATCGTATGTCTTTTGAGATGCGAAAGATAAATCACCCGTGCATAAAGTTACCACTCTATAATGCAAATTGAATGCCTGTAATATCGCTTCGGCATTTGCCAATATTTCTTCCAATGCCTCCGCCGATTTTTCCGGCTCCGTAAACTGAACCAGCTCCACTTTATTAAATTGATGCAAGCGTTGCAGACCTCTGGTTTCTTTTCCATAGGAACCCGCCTCTCTTCTAAAACAGGGTGTGTAGGCAACATAGCGTTTCGGCAGGTCTTTCCAGACCAAAATTTCATCGGAGTGCATATTAGTGAGGGGAACTTCTGCCGTGGGAATCAAGAAAAAATCATCCTTTTCAATATGATACATATCTTCTTCCAGCTTTGGAAGTTGACCTGTTCCGGTCATTGTTTTCCGATTTACCGCCAAAGGCACCATAAACTCTGTATAGTTATGTTTCTGACGATGCAGCTCCAGCATAAAATTAATTATATAGCGTTCCCAACGCGCCCCTTCTCCAGTGTAAACAGGAAAACCACTACCGCTGATTTTTGCCCCGCGAGGTAAATCCAGCAGGTTATTTTGGATAGCCAATTCCAAATGATCTTTGGGAGCAAAGGAAAATTGCTTTGGTTCACCCCAGACCTTTATTACTTCATTAGCCGATTCATCTTTTCCGATCGGAACATCCCCTTGAGGAACATTGGGAAAGGTTAAAAGCAATGCTTCCAATTCTGCATTTACGGAATTTAACTGATTGCCAAGTTCTTTTATTTCTTCCGCGGTTTTGCTCATTTCAGCCAGTTCGTCATCTATCTTTTCACTCGCTTTTTTCTTTTGCGCGATGATAGCTGAAACACTGTTTTGATGCGCTTTCAGATTATCAAATTCAAATTGCAGTTTGCGTCTCTGATCATCAACGCTTAAGAAGGCATCCAAATCCGCTTTTTCATTTTTGTTAATTATCGCTTGCCGCACAAGCTCCACATTATTACGCATAAATTTTAGGTCTAACATTTTTCTCCTTTACTTGCCACCGCTATCTTCACCATTTCCAGAAAGTCCTCTTCTTTTAGTGATGCGCCTCCAATTAAGCCACCATCAATATCTTCACCTTCCAAAAGTTCTTTTAAATTTGCCGGTTTTATACTGCCCCCATAGAGGATGGAGAGTTCCTTGGCAACGGTTTCTCCATAGTTATTTTTCAGCCAATTTCTAATTAACTTGTGCACTTCTTGCGCTTGCCAAGGAGTGGCAGTTTTGCCTGTTCCAATTGCCCACACTGGTTCATAAGCAAGAATAATTTCCGTCCCCTTTAGCAATTTTATGCCTTCCAAACAACCGGTAAGCTGATTGATGATCACTTCTTCCGTTTTTCCCTCTTCCCTTTGAGCCAATGTTTCTCCAATACAAACAATGGGAGTGATATTATGCTCAAAAAGCTTCAGCATTCTGGCATTTACCATTGCGTCTGTTTCATTATGATATTGACGGCGTTCGGAATGACCCACAATACAATATTTAAGTTCCATTGATGCCAGCATTTGAGCAGACACTTCGCCTGTGTAAGCACCTTCAGAATGATAAGATACATCCTGAGCAGCCACTTGTAAAGCGGAACTGAAACTTTCTCTCAAGGCCTCTTCCAAAAATGGATAAGCCGGTGCAATTAAAGGTATTACATCTCCCAAAACCTGCTTGTTTATTTCCTTAACCACCTTTTGCACAAATACCCGCGTTTCCATTAAACCCTTATTCATCTTCCAGTTACCAGCAATGTATAATTTCCGCATTTATATACCTCACTTAAACATATCTAAAAATTCATAAAGTTTTGCTTTGGCTATTAGGTCAAGTATTTTTATCTTTTTTGTCTTTTTGCCTAATCTTGTGTTGACCTGAGGGACTCTTTTTGAAGATGAGAAAATAAGAAGATAATTGTATCTTTCTTTTTTCGAGGGGCTTACGCCACCATCGCTATCACTATATCGGTCTTTGAGTTAAAATCGGTTTTACTTGTGATCTGCCACCTCATTTCATTCTTTTCCCCTATCTTTTAACTAAGGCCTCAAATAATTTCATAGAAAAGGCCGATTTTGACTTAAAGCCGACAGCTGACAACCGACAGATTATTTACGCCACCATCGCTATCACTATATCGGTCTTTGAGTTAAAATCGGTTTTCTCCGTGATCTGCCACCTCATTTCATTCTTTTTCCCAATCTTTTAACTAAGGCCACAAATAATCTCTGAGAAAAGGCCGATTTTGACTTAAAGCCGACAGCTGACAACCGACAGATTATTTACGCCACCATCGCTATCACTATATCGGTCTTTGAGTTAAAATCGGTTTTCTTGTGATCTTCCATCTCATTTCATTTGTTTCCCCTATTTTTTAACTAAGGCCACAAATAATCTCTGAGAAAAGGCCGATTTTGACTTAAAGCCGATTACTCGTCAGTTAAAAATATAATCCTCTTAATCCTAAAATCCTTAAATCCTATAAATCCTTGTTTCAAAAATTAAATCTGTGTAATCAGTGTAATCTGTGAGAGGATAATCCAAAGGAAGAAAGAAATCCTCGTCGTTCACCTTATAACCGAGTATTACTGTTTCCGCTTGATTCTATACAAGCTTGATAGTTTGTCTGTTGTGGTTGACCAGGAGGTCAACCCTCCATTATTTCTTTCGCCGGGTTAAAACCCGTCGATCATATCTGTCGTCCCGCTGGGACTAATTTTACCGTTTTTCTTTTCGCCGGGTTAAAAACCCGTCGTTAGTATGTATCGTTCCTGACGGAACTTTTGTCTAAATTCTATTTTTCGAGGGGCTTACGCCACCATCGCTATCATTGTATCGCCCAAAGGGGCTTTCTTATGAAGAAGAGAGTTAAAATTATATTATCGTATCTTTCTTTTTTACGAGGGGCTTACGCCACCATCGCTATGATTGTATCGCCCACAAGGGGCTTTCTTTCTCCCTTAGATAATCATCAATCACAAAATACAATACTTTAAATCCTTAAATCCTTGTTTCGAAAATCCAATCTGTGTAATCAGTGTAATCTGTGAGAGGATAATTTAAAGGAAGAAAGAAATCCTCGTCGTTCCCCTTATAACCGAGTTTTACTGTTTCCGCTTGATTCTATACAAGCTTGATAGTTTGTCTGTTGTGGTTGACCAGGAGGTCAACCCTCCATTATTTTTGCCATCAGGATAATATCCTTGTTTCTAAAGCTAAAATTGTATGAAATATCTTCGGTGACTTCGGTGGCTAATTATAAAAATCCTTTAAATCCTTAAATCCTTGTTTCGAAAATCCAATCTGTGTAATCTGTGTAATCTGTGAGAGAATAATCCAAAGTAAGAACGAAATCTGCGTCCTCTGCGGGAACCCATTCCAAACAAGTATCTCCTCATCCTCTCCTCTTCCTCCCGACCTAAACTCCTCCTCAACGATGAGTGGAAAAGGAGCAGAAGACGGGTTGATGACACCAAGTTTCTAACCTTCCATTTGGCACTAAGTTCCCAATATTTCGCAGCTGCTATTGTAGCGAGCGACAGAAAATATTGTTTTTACCAATCATATTCCTGGCATTTTTTTTGCCTTTTTCCCATTTTAACATATCATATCTATAGAGTAGAATTTTATAACAATAAGGATAAAACAGAAATGGAAAGCAAACTTACCATCGGAATTGACGGAATGCATTGTGCCTCTTGCAGCGCGCGTGCCGAAAAAGCGCTCTCCCAATTGTCGGGAGTTAAAGAAGCAAATGTAAACCTGGCTTTGGAAGAAGCATACATTGTTTATGATGACCGCAAAGCAAAATTCACGGATTTTCAGCGTGCCATTGAAAAAATCGGGTTTAAGGTTCGCCCCTCCGAAGCGGAAAGAGAAAGCGAACAAATTGTCCAGATGCAGAAAGCCAGAAAGAAGATGTGGTTTTCCTGGCTGCTGACTATCTTGGTGTTAATTTTGATGTTGCCGGCAATGATTTTCGGCACTTATGTATTTGGCCACCAAACAGATGCCTGGCTGATGTTTCTGTTAAGTTTGGTGGCAATGGTTTTTCCGGCACGGAGCGTGTATGTATCTGCCTATAAATCAGTAAAAAGCGGCGGAGCCAATATGGATGTGTTAATTGCCATTGGCACAATTGCTTCGCTTTTGGTGGCTCCCCTTTCCTTAATAGTGAAAGATATTTCTCCGCATAGTTTTGCCGGAATTGCCGCGATGATTATTTCTTTTCATTTAACGGGTCGCTATGTTGAAGCCAAAGCCAAGGGCAAGGCCTCCGAGGCAATTAGAAAACTTATCGGCTTAGGAGCCAAAACAGCCATTATCTTGGATAACGGTCAGGAAAAAGAAATTCCGATTGCTCAGCTGCAAGTTGGGGATATTTTTAGCGTGAAACCGGGTGCCAAAATTCCCACGGACGGAATAATCATCAAAGGCAGCAGCACGGTGGATGAGTCAATGGCGACGGGAGAATCAATGCCTGTAGCTAAAAACCCGCAGGATAATGTGTTAGGTGCTACAATAAACCTGGATGGCTATTTGGAAATTCAGGCAACCCAAATAGGCAGAGATACTTTTTTGGCTCAGGTAATCAGGTTAGTTAGTGAAGCGCAGCATTCCAAAGTTCCCATTCAATTGCTTGCCGATAAGATAACCTCTATTTTTGTCCCCGCCGTATTAATTTTAACTATCTGCGTTTTTGCTGCCTGGATGCTGTTCCCCAATTTTATGCAAAACATTGCCTCTGCAATAACTTCCGTTTTACCTTTACGCTTGCCTTCCCAAGGTTTAGCCGCTGCTTTAATGGCTTCTATAGCCACTTTGGTAATTGCTTGTCCTTGTGCTCTCGGTTTGGCAACCCCAACCGCTTTGATGGTGGGAAGCGGATTGGGAGCAAAAAAAGGGATTCTGATTCGCAATGGTGAGGCCTTGCAAAGAATGAAAGACCTGAATGCCATCGTCTTTGACAAAACCGGAACTTTAACTTTAGGCACACCAGAACTGATTAAGACACATAGTTTTAGCGGTGAGGATATGGATAATATCCTGCTTGCCGCAGCTTTGGAACAATCCTCTGAACATCCTTTGGCTCTGGCATTCGCTAAGGCAGTGGAAAATAGAGATTTACCCGCTCGTGAGGAGTTTGTTTCTTTCCCTGGAAAAGGCATTAGCGGAAAAATCAACGGCAAAAAATATAGCGTTGGAAATGCGGATTTTTTAGCGGAACAGGGAGTTGCACTAAAATCACCCAGTCCTGAGAATTATAACTTTGCCACCCAAATTGGTCTGGCAAACGAAAAGGAATTGCTTGCCTGGTTTTTCCTTGCCGATACACTTAAAGACGATGCTCAACCAGTTGTGGAAGAATTAAATAAGCGTGGAATAAAAACCATTATGCTGAGTGGAGATAATGAAACAACCGCTAAAGCAATTGCAGAAAAATGTGGCATCAAACAAGTTTTGGCAAATGTTCTGCCTGCCGATAAAGCCAAGAAAATAAAGGAATTACAAGATAGCGGACTGATTGTGGGAATGGTGGGTGACGGAATAAATGACGCTCCCGCTTTGAAACAGGCAGATATTGGATTCGCTATGGGCTTGGGAACCGACATTGCCATTGAAACCGCCGACATAACTCTTTTGAGAAACGACCTGAAACTGATTCCTAAAGCCATAGACCTCTCCGAAAGGACTTTTGCCAAAATCAAACAAAATCTCTTCTGGGCTTTTTTTTATAACCTGATTGCCATTCCTTTGGCTGCTTTGGGTGTCCTCCATCCTGTAATTGCAGAAATAGCTATGGCTACCAGTAGTGTGACTGTAGTTACTAATGCCAATTTATTGAAGAGAGATAAACTCAATTCTGTATCCTAACTTTTCCTGTTCCGGTTGTGAAGTTTTGCTTGTTTATCTTACTTTTATCAATAACTAAATCTCCTGTTCCTGTTTCTATCTCAGCATTTTCTATCACGCTATTTTTGAGGTTCACGGAGCCGGTGCCTGTTTCTATGGAACATTTATTGATAGTGGTATTTATAAGAGTGACATAACCGGTTCCGCTATTTACATTAAGCTGATTAAACTGGCTGTTAGATATTTCAGTTCTACCTGTTCCATTATCTATGAGGACGGATTGATTTCCCTTTATGGCATCCAGTTTTGTTTCCCCTGTTCCTGATTCTATGGTCAAGTTTAGGCCTTCGGGAATGCTTCCAGTAATTCTTGTTAAAGATACAGGTTTATTGGACTTAGTTTCCCAGGATATTTTTCCCTTTTTCAAAAGAATAGTGGCATCTCCAGGTTCATATTCCCAATATTCTACTTGCAAGTCAGCTTGTGGCTTAGATTGTCCTTTCAGGTCAACAGATAAAGTTCCACCTTCTATTTTTAGATTGTCATCTTCATAACGCTGGGAAAGA is a genomic window of Candidatus Cloacimonas sp. containing:
- the tpiA gene encoding triose-phosphate isomerase; the protein is MRKLYIAGNWKMNKGLMETRVFVQKVVKEINKQVLGDVIPLIAPAYPFLEEALRESFSSALQVAAQDVSYHSEGAYTGEVSAQMLASMELKYCIVGHSERRQYHNETDAMVNARMLKLFEHNITPIVCIGETLAQREEGKTEEVIINQLTGCLEGIKLLKGTEIILAYEPVWAIGTGKTATPWQAQEVHKLIRNWLKNNYGETVAKELSILYGGSIKPANLKELLEGEDIDGGLIGGASLKEEDFLEMVKIAVASKGEKC
- the serS gene encoding serine--tRNA ligase, yielding MLDLKFMRNNVELVRQAIINKNEKADLDAFLSVDDQRRKLQFEFDNLKAHQNSVSAIIAQKKKASEKIDDELAEMSKTAEEIKELGNQLNSVNAELEALLLTFPNVPQGDVPIGKDESANEVIKVWGEPKQFSFAPKDHLELAIQNNLLDLPRGAKISGSGFPVYTGEGARWERYIINFMLELHRQKHNYTEFMVPLAVNRKTMTGTGQLPKLEEDMYHIEKDDFFLIPTAEVPLTNMHSDEILVWKDLPKRYVAYTPCFRREAGSYGKETRGLQRLHQFNKVELVQFTEPEKSAEALEEILANAEAILQAFNLHYRVVTLCTGDLSFASQKTYDLEVWAPGTGKYLEVSSVSNFGDFQARRANIRYRDKTGKVKYLHTLNGSGVATPRLLIAILETYQQEDGSIKLPSVLEPFWQLKI
- a CDS encoding heavy metal translocating P-type ATPase, coding for MESKLTIGIDGMHCASCSARAEKALSQLSGVKEANVNLALEEAYIVYDDRKAKFTDFQRAIEKIGFKVRPSEAERESEQIVQMQKARKKMWFSWLLTILVLILMLPAMIFGTYVFGHQTDAWLMFLLSLVAMVFPARSVYVSAYKSVKSGGANMDVLIAIGTIASLLVAPLSLIVKDISPHSFAGIAAMIISFHLTGRYVEAKAKGKASEAIRKLIGLGAKTAIILDNGQEKEIPIAQLQVGDIFSVKPGAKIPTDGIIIKGSSTVDESMATGESMPVAKNPQDNVLGATINLDGYLEIQATQIGRDTFLAQVIRLVSEAQHSKVPIQLLADKITSIFVPAVLILTICVFAAWMLFPNFMQNIASAITSVLPLRLPSQGLAAALMASIATLVIACPCALGLATPTALMVGSGLGAKKGILIRNGEALQRMKDLNAIVFDKTGTLTLGTPELIKTHSFSGEDMDNILLAAALEQSSEHPLALAFAKAVENRDLPAREEFVSFPGKGISGKINGKKYSVGNADFLAEQGVALKSPSPENYNFATQIGLANEKELLAWFFLADTLKDDAQPVVEELNKRGIKTIMLSGDNETTAKAIAEKCGIKQVLANVLPADKAKKIKELQDSGLIVGMVGDGINDAPALKQADIGFAMGLGTDIAIETADITLLRNDLKLIPKAIDLSERTFAKIKQNLFWAFFYNLIAIPLAALGVLHPVIAEIAMATSSVTVVTNANLLKRDKLNSVS
- a CDS encoding DUF4097 family beta strand repeat-containing protein encodes the protein MKKEVIICVAILSLFLLLTLSACICVNCNDNCEKGVSVDGVNLKYKNSVSLSQRYEDDNLKIEGGTLSVDLKGQSKPQADLQVEYWEYEPGDATILLKKGKISWETKSNKPVSLTRITGSIPEGLNLTIESGTGETKLDAIKGNQSVLIDNGTGRTEISNSQFNQLNVNSGTGYVTLINTTINKCSIETGTGSVNLKNSVIENAEIETGTGDLVIDKSKINKQNFTTGTGKVRIQN